The DNA sequence TGATCTGAGCGCCGACGGTCAAACGATCTCGATCGTGGACGAAAAGGGCAGGATATCCATATGGAGGACGGGGGATCTGATAGATCCAGCTCCGACGCCTCACGTTCAAGGCAAAACGGCTGAGCTTCTTCAGAACTTCCCCAACCCCTTTAACGCCGAGACCTGGATACCGTTCAGGTTAAGGGAGAGAAGGCATGTCATCATCGAAATCTACGATCTGAGCGGGTATCTGATCCGAAGGCTGGATGTGGGCGTTAAAGGGCCAGGAGATTACACCGGAAGAAACTCAGCCATCTATTGGGACGGTAGGAACATGCACGGGGAAAGCGTGTCAAGCGGGATTTACCTGTATCGGATGCTTTCCCCGGAAACCGGATTTAGAAAGATGACGGTGCTAAAATGAGATCTGGAGGCGGTTCCATGAAATACATTTTCGCTTTCATCCTGCTCTGCTCCTTTGCTTGGGGGATGGAGCTTGAGTTGTCTATCTGAACAACACCAACAGGGTGGATTTCGACGCCGGTCTGCTCGTGGTGGACGTGAGCGATCCCAAGATTGTGGATGGCTTCGCAATCTTCGGAAAACACATGCTTATAGCCGCAGGGGAGGATGGTCTGGTGGTAATGGATATATCTGATCCCGGAAATCCGGTTCCCATATCTAAAATCAAGACCCCGGAATCCGTGAGGGAACCTCCGAGGGATATAGAGTTCATAGATGAAAAGACGGCTCTGGTGGCCTGTGGGGCTGCTGGATTGGTCGCCGTGGATCTGAAGGACCCTAAAAATCCAAGCTTGATCTTCCGAAAGGCATACGGCAATAACGTCTACTCGGTTGCCGTTACGCCCGACCGTAGATACGCCCTGATAGGATACGATTACTGCGTTGCCTCCCTCGACATATCCGATCTAAATTCGGTAAGGGAAATCTCCCGACGAAGTCTAGCGGCGCCCGTTTCAACTACCATCGCGAGGGACATCGAAGTATGCGATGGATGGGTCTTCATAGCTGATGACAGATTCTCACCCTCGCTCGCCAAGCTTGAAGAAGGTGGGATGCTCTCGGAGATAATATTTCACCCTCAATATTACACGGGACTTTATCAGTCGGGTGTGGTGGTCTCCAACGGTTATGCCTTCATAGCCCATAACAGCGGTCTAGTGGTGGTGGACGTAAAGGACAAGGCGAACCCGAAGCTGGTCTCCTCCCAAAACATAGCGTGTCATGGAAAGGGGATAGCCCTTCTCCCTGAGAATAAGGTTCTGATCAACGGTAACTACCTTTTCCGCATCGACGTATCCGATCCCCGAAAACCGGGTGAGTCGGACGTTTTATTCGTCGAGAGCATATTCTGCGAGAGATTGCTCGTTCAGGACGGTCTTATCTTCATCGCCGAGGATGATGAATATCTTGAGATCTTCGATCTCAACGCTTTCGTAGAAGCCAAACCGAGAACGCATGTAGAACCGCTTAGGA is a window from the Candidatus Poribacteria bacterium genome containing:
- a CDS encoding T9SS type A sorting domain-containing protein, which produces MDFDAGLLVVDVSDPKIVDGFAIFGKHMLIAAGEDGLVVMDISDPGNPVPISKIKTPESVREPPRDIEFIDEKTALVACGAAGLVAVDLKDPKNPSLIFRKAYGNNVYSVAVTPDRRYALIGYDYCVASLDISDLNSVREISRRSLAAPVSTTIARDIEVCDGWVFIADDRFSPSLAKLEEGGMLSEIIFHPQYYTGLYQSGVVVSNGYAFIAHNSGLVVVDVKDKANPKLVSSQNIACHGKGIALLPENKVLINGNYLFRIDVSDPRKPGESDVLFVESIFCERLLVQDGLIFIAEDDEYLEIFDLNAFVEAKPRTHVEPLRKIAMASAIDVALSGRYAFVVQRARGITVLDAWDVRRMKPRAISHIDVKAGRIAVKGRYLIASCKDGIKIIDVMDVKNPKVISTLQLKDRRRWRGGIWRLKVIDDALLAADAKGFTVIDLSAPRNPKIVAEFDAPLFGWDFYLDGDTVYFTDAGDLFIFKIPFERIIDVSPKGNLLTGYGTIKNMGTADLADRPMRTALLQNFPNPFNSETWIPYQISRETDVLIRIYDVKGRLVRTFDLGRKRAGYYTSREEAAYWDGRDEHGEEVASGVYFYTLSAGGFSETRRMVIRR